A window of the Xiashengella succiniciproducens genome harbors these coding sequences:
- a CDS encoding N-acetylmuramoyl-L-alanine amidase family protein, which produces MQFSFNSIFSRLAYLGAVLLIGIGAVSDAAAQKESRGSFRTVVLDPGHGGKDPGALGKTAKEKDIVLAVALKVGEYLKKEMPDLNLVYTRNTDVFVPLDERAEIANKAKADLFVSIHANWISNPKIQGTETFVLGLHRSEENLEVAKKENSVIILEDDYSTKYEGFDPNQTESYIIFELMQNVYLDQSIEAASAIQQQFEKRVGRHNRGVKQAGFLVLRKTAMPGILVELGFLSNQDEEKFMMSEEGQTYLASAIFRAIRDYKNRFEARSNVNVNGVDSGKGQSAKGQDRAQQGKGQDKGQTASGKEQTSTSTQSQATGQPLTSAGAQSADKGKAESATTATVQAPSTDKIEFRIQVAASTTRIKEGTGPYKLFKEVWEYKEGNIYKYTTGYSTTYDQIAAQLPEVRKVVPDSFIIGFKNGEKVPVSSLRQ; this is translated from the coding sequence ATGCAGTTTAGTTTCAATTCTATATTCTCACGCCTGGCATATCTGGGCGCTGTACTTTTGATAGGCATTGGTGCGGTATCGGATGCCGCTGCACAGAAGGAGAGCAGGGGGAGTTTCCGAACGGTGGTGCTGGACCCAGGACACGGCGGCAAGGACCCCGGAGCACTGGGCAAGACTGCAAAGGAGAAGGACATAGTACTGGCGGTGGCGCTTAAGGTCGGTGAATATCTCAAGAAAGAGATGCCCGACCTCAACCTGGTTTACACCCGCAACACTGACGTCTTCGTGCCCCTTGATGAAAGGGCCGAGATAGCAAATAAGGCAAAGGCCGACCTTTTCGTATCCATACATGCCAACTGGATCAGTAACCCAAAGATTCAGGGTACAGAAACCTTTGTGCTGGGTCTTCACAGATCTGAAGAAAACTTAGAGGTAGCAAAGAAGGAAAACTCAGTAATCATCCTCGAGGATGATTACTCCACCAAGTATGAGGGCTTCGATCCCAACCAGACGGAGTCATATATAATCTTCGAGCTGATGCAGAATGTATATCTAGATCAGAGCATCGAGGCTGCATCGGCAATTCAGCAACAGTTTGAGAAAAGGGTAGGACGCCATAACAGAGGTGTCAAGCAGGCCGGATTTCTTGTGCTTCGCAAGACTGCGATGCCGGGGATACTTGTTGAACTGGGCTTTCTGAGCAATCAGGACGAGGAGAAGTTTATGATGTCGGAAGAGGGACAGACCTATCTGGCATCGGCTATTTTCCGTGCTATACGTGATTATAAAAACCGCTTCGAGGCAAGGAGTAATGTTAATGTCAACGGTGTGGATTCCGGCAAGGGACAGAGTGCAAAGGGACAGGACAGGGCTCAGCAGGGCAAAGGACAAGACAAAGGCCAGACAGCCTCAGGTAAGGAGCAGACTTCGACCTCAACTCAGTCACAGGCAACAGGCCAGCCTCTGACTTCGGCCGGGGCTCAGTCAGCGGATAAGGGAAAGGCTGAGTCGGCCACGACAGCCACAGTTCAGGCCCCTTCCACTGATAAGATAGAATTCAGGATCCAGGTCGCAGCATCAACCACCCGTATCAAGGAAGGTACTGGCCCATACAAACTCTTTAAGGAGGTATGGGAATACAAGGAAGGTAACATATATAAGTACACGACGGGGTACTCCACCACTTATGATCAGATTGCTGCGCAGTTGCCCGAGGTACGCAAGGTAGTGCCCGACAGTTTTATAATTGGCTTTAAGAATGGCGAGAAGGTTCCGGTTTCGTCCCTCCGCCAGTAA
- a CDS encoding MlaD family protein, producing MQINIRREFKIAILVLIAGFILIWGLNFLRGASIFTSGTIYSGVFPSVEEINSGGPVNYKGFKVGYVKSISLYKEEPGMFLVTFVITEDLPITEGTVAELYTVDILGAKAIRILQGESDKVLPAGSILQTAISSSLTEQVSVEIVPLKNKAENMIVRLDTLLRNLNDVFSEENKEGISHAIKDLYQTMDNLNRTSMALNSAMQDGGSMGSALNNLENFTGALNSQSENLAGAIENIHGLTGHIAEADVAGMLARLDSSLLSLSTILAQMEQGEGSMGLLLKDETLYLNLTDATANLDRLLADVRQNPGRYVKVSAIDLGRNIYITDDESIAREKGIVFKVKIAESKEPLPIRNQLVLDGVPVSETLDGKTFIYTVGESSSYREALSILDRIKAQYPGAEIYALENNKPISLKKALRKLEIKD from the coding sequence ATGCAGATTAATATTCGACGTGAATTCAAGATTGCCATACTTGTCCTGATAGCAGGTTTCATTCTTATATGGGGACTCAACTTTCTTAGAGGAGCTTCTATTTTCACAAGTGGTACCATTTACTCGGGCGTTTTCCCGAGTGTCGAGGAGATTAACTCAGGTGGACCGGTCAACTACAAAGGCTTCAAGGTGGGATATGTCAAGTCCATCAGCCTTTACAAGGAAGAGCCCGGTATGTTTCTCGTCACCTTTGTAATCACCGAGGATCTGCCTATCACCGAGGGTACTGTTGCCGAGCTCTACACAGTTGACATACTGGGAGCCAAGGCCATCAGGATACTGCAAGGCGAGAGCGACAAGGTTCTCCCTGCAGGTTCCATCCTTCAGACCGCTATATCTAGTTCGCTTACCGAACAGGTATCCGTCGAGATTGTTCCGCTGAAAAACAAAGCAGAAAACATGATCGTGAGACTCGATACCCTGTTGAGGAATCTCAACGATGTTTTCTCCGAAGAAAATAAAGAAGGAATCAGCCATGCAATAAAAGATCTGTATCAAACAATGGACAACCTCAACCGCACAAGCATGGCACTCAATAGTGCCATGCAGGATGGAGGCTCCATGGGCTCTGCTCTCAACAACCTTGAAAACTTCACAGGTGCACTCAACAGTCAGTCTGAAAACCTTGCCGGTGCTATTGAGAATATCCATGGACTTACCGGACATATTGCCGAAGCTGATGTTGCAGGTATGCTTGCCAGGCTGGATTCATCACTTCTCAGCCTTTCAACTATCCTTGCCCAAATGGAACAGGGTGAGGGCTCCATGGGTCTTCTGCTTAAGGACGAGACCCTCTATCTCAACCTTACCGATGCTACGGCCAATCTTGACCGTCTGCTGGCCGACGTAAGGCAGAATCCTGGTCGCTACGTAAAAGTCTCAGCAATCGACCTTGGTCGTAACATTTATATCACCGATGATGAAAGCATAGCCCGTGAAAAAGGCATCGTTTTCAAGGTTAAAATCGCTGAAAGCAAAGAACCCCTTCCGATAAGGAACCAACTTGTTCTTGATGGAGTTCCCGTGTCAGAAACTCTTGACGGCAAAACTTTTATCTACACGGTAGGAGAGAGCTCTTCGTACAGGGAAGCCCTGAGCATTCTGGACCGTATCAAGGCGCAATATCCTGGAGCAGAGATATATGCACTTGAGAACAATAAGCCTATAAGTCTTAAAAAAGCCCTTCGTAAGCTGGAAATTAAGGACTGA
- the dnaA gene encoding chromosomal replication initiator protein DnaA: MKLDHKGVWSSCLEFIKQSIDPVAFQTWFEPIVPLKLKNDVLTIQVPSLYFYEIIEEQYISPLRSALRNYIGDNAKLEYSVVMAKGRKKEAGVTLNFPTSNKTDVRNKAVDPVQNHQPSIKNPFVIPGIKKLDVDPQLNLQYTFENFVEGDCNRLARAASLTVAKNPGKTAFNPLFLYGSSGIGKTHLAQAIGIEVKERSPDKTVLYVSANKFQTQYTDSIRSNSLNDFLNFYQMIDVLILDDIQEFAGKTGTQNTFFHIFNHLHQSGKQLVLTSDQAPADLQGMEDRLLSRFKWGLSADIKAPDFETRIDILTHKTRKDGIKVTQDVIHYLASHINTNVRELEGALISLLFLSTVNKDEITLETARNVVEKLVRTQQREMSVDFIKQTVCNYYGLDVESLQSKTRKREIVQARQIAMYFSKSLTNNSLSAIGSKIGKKDHATVLHACKTISNLIETDKEFKSQIREIEAQLKQ; this comes from the coding sequence ATGAAATTGGATCACAAAGGAGTCTGGAGCTCGTGTCTTGAATTTATTAAGCAGTCGATCGACCCCGTGGCTTTTCAAACCTGGTTTGAACCTATTGTGCCATTAAAGCTGAAGAACGACGTACTCACCATCCAGGTGCCGAGCCTGTATTTCTATGAAATTATAGAAGAGCAGTACATCAGTCCCCTGCGTAGTGCGCTGCGCAACTACATTGGAGACAATGCCAAACTTGAGTACAGTGTTGTAATGGCCAAAGGCCGTAAGAAGGAGGCCGGTGTGACCTTAAATTTCCCTACATCCAATAAAACGGATGTTCGCAACAAGGCCGTCGATCCTGTTCAAAACCATCAACCTTCCATTAAGAACCCTTTTGTAATACCCGGAATCAAGAAACTGGATGTTGATCCTCAGTTGAATTTACAATATACATTTGAGAATTTTGTAGAAGGTGACTGCAACCGTCTGGCTCGTGCAGCCAGTCTGACCGTAGCCAAGAACCCCGGCAAGACCGCCTTCAACCCCTTGTTCCTTTACGGTTCATCGGGCATAGGCAAGACCCACCTGGCTCAGGCCATCGGTATCGAGGTCAAGGAGCGGTCGCCCGATAAGACTGTTCTCTACGTTAGTGCAAACAAATTTCAAACCCAGTATACAGATTCTATCAGGAGCAATTCACTAAACGATTTTCTGAATTTTTATCAGATGATCGACGTCCTGATACTTGACGATATTCAGGAGTTTGCTGGAAAGACAGGTACGCAAAACACTTTTTTCCACATCTTCAATCACCTGCATCAGAGCGGAAAACAGCTTGTGCTGACTTCCGACCAGGCACCGGCCGACCTGCAGGGTATGGAAGACAGACTGCTATCGCGTTTTAAGTGGGGACTCTCTGCCGATATCAAGGCACCCGACTTTGAAACAAGGATAGACATACTGACCCACAAGACAAGGAAGGACGGAATCAAGGTAACTCAGGATGTTATCCACTACCTTGCCAGCCATATCAACACCAACGTACGTGAACTTGAAGGAGCACTTATCTCCTTGCTCTTCCTTTCGACAGTCAACAAGGATGAAATCACACTTGAGACTGCCCGCAACGTGGTTGAGAAACTGGTTCGCACCCAGCAAAGGGAAATGTCGGTCGACTTTATCAAACAGACCGTGTGCAATTATTACGGCCTTGACGTTGAGTCGCTACAGTCCAAGACCCGTAAGCGTGAAATTGTTCAGGCCCGTCAGATTGCGATGTATTTCTCAAAGAGTTTAACAAACAACTCTCTGTCGGCAATCGGTTCCAAGATTGGTAAGAAAGATCATGCCACCGTGCTGCATGCCTGCAAGACTATATCCAATCTGATCGAGACAGACAAGGAATTTAAGAGCCAGATCAGGGAAATTGAAGCACAGCTAAAGCAATAA